A single Aspergillus puulaauensis MK2 DNA, chromosome 7, nearly complete sequence DNA region contains:
- a CDS encoding F-box domain protein (COG:S;~EggNog:ENOG410PIJ8;~InterPro:IPR001810,IPR032675;~PFAM:PF12937;~go_function: GO:0005515 - protein binding [Evidence IEA]) — translation MTSAPPTHLPTEIVVQILNEVAADEFARQKTLHACSLVSRQWYTCAIALLWAKPRIDSGPSFTKFANTISPPIGVRKSKWNLGALVRKLDLSLLVHHSSPSLTARLLGRVKENLEVFLAPRVSFAVNSLPAIAKCSKLRYLDLSLVATSIPFSDLKRSLSNLSNLQTLRLPQSTSITDSDSCGIPWPPNLRRMQFSGHFSADSIRSFRWPTSLTALTLKNCSDLSLPNLSSLMCSPDLNRSLRRLTISGLNRRLSPESITSILALIPALSFLSIPGDMVDHTFLDLLCHIGIPTLEILEFGYPNIDPTIYFATEGLIKALEFGLPKVYTVGFAEVFVSDDGLLDDDVVDNFLLNRAATTKSSLDLPGVYYI, via the coding sequence ATGACCTCCGCACCGCCTACCCATCTCCCCACGGAAATTGTCGTTCAGATTTTAAACGAGGTCGCCGCTGATGAGTTTGCCCGCCAGAAAACACTCCACGCCTGCTCTCTGGTCTCGCGGCAATGGTACACCTGCGCAATTGCTCTACTCTGGGCAAAACCGCGGATAGATTCTGGCCCAAGCTTCACGAAATTCGCGAATACAATTAGTCCCCCGATTGGAGTGCGGAAGAGCAAATGGAACCTCGGAGCCCTGGTCCGCAAGCTTGATCTGAGCTTACTTGTCCATCACAGCTCTCCTAGCCTGACTGCCAGGCTTCTGGGCCGGGTGAAAGAGAACCTGGAAGTTTTCCTTGCACCAAGGGTTTCTTTTGCCGTGAACAGCCTTCCGGCAATTGCAAAATGCTCTAAACTCCGTTACCTAGACCTTTCCCTCGTGGCCACATCCATTCCCTTTAGTGATCTGAAGAGGAGTTTAAGTAAcctctccaacctccaaACCCTTCGCCTCCCCCAATCAACCTCTATCACGGATTCTGACTCATGCGGAATCCCATGGCCACCTAATCTTCGCCGTATGCAGTTCAGCGGCCACTTCTCCGCCGATTCCATCCGGTCATTCCGCTGGCCAACGTCCCTTACAGCCCTCACCCTCAAGAACTGCTCTGATCTCTCACTCCCAAATCTCAGCAGTCTTATGTGCAGCCCGGACCTAAACCGCAGCCTGAGACGTCTTACTATATCCGGTTTAAACCGGCGCTTAAGCCCGGAATCAATTACCTCTATACTGGCTTTAATACCAGCCCTATCGTTTCTCAGTATTCCTGGGGATATGGTAGACCACACGTTTCTCGATTTGCTTTGCCATATCGGTATTCCTACTCTGGAAATACTTGAATTCGGTTACCCTAATATAGACCCAACAATATACTTCGCTACGGAGGGCTTAATAAAAGCCCTCGAGTTCGGTCTGCCAAAAGTATACACCGTTGGCTTTGCCGAAGTGTTTGTTTCCGATGATGGTCTATTGGACGATGATGTGGTTGATAACTTCTTGCTCAATCGCGCGGCAACTACAAAGTCATCTCTAGACCTGCCTGGTGTTTATTATATATGA
- the SEC21 gene encoding coatomer subunit gamma (BUSCO:EOG09260JTZ;~COG:U;~EggNog:ENOG410PIB8;~InterPro:IPR016024,IPR011989,IPR032154,IPR012295, IPR013040,IPR013041,IPR002553,IPR037067,IPR009028, IPR017106;~PFAM:PF01602,PF08752,PF13646,PF16381;~go_component: GO:0030117 - membrane coat [Evidence IEA];~go_component: GO:0030126 - COPI vesicle coat [Evidence IEA];~go_function: GO:0005198 - structural molecule activity [Evidence IEA];~go_process: GO:0006886 - intracellular protein transport [Evidence IEA];~go_process: GO:0016192 - vesicle-mediated transport [Evidence IEA]), with amino-acid sequence MSYMKKDEDADQTMIKLDRTSVFQDARLFNTSPISPRQCRTLLTKLAVLVFTGEQFPTNEATTLFFGISKLFQNKDPSLRQMVYLILKELANTAEDVIMSTSIIMKDTAVGSDVLYRANAIRALCRIIDATTVQGIERLIKTAIVDKTPSVSSAALVSSYHLLPIARDVVRRWQSETQEAASSSKQSTGFLGFGGSNQTHAISQSNFMTQYHAIGLLYQMRSHDRMALVKMVQQYGAAGVVKSPAALVLLVRLAAKLAEEDTGLRKPMMQMLDGWLRHKHEMVNFEAAKAICDIRDVSDAEASQAVHVLQLFLSSPRAITKFAAIRILHRFASFKPHVVNVCNPDIESLISNTNRSIATFAITTLLKTGNEASVDRLMKQISGFMAEITDEFKITIVEAIRTLCLKFPSKQAGMLSFLSGILRDEGGYEFKRSVVESMFDLIKFVPESKEEALAHICEFIEDCEFTKLSVRVLHLLGVEGPKTSQPTKYIRYIYNRVVLENAIVRAAAVTALAKFGVGQKDPEVKSSVSVLLTRCLDDTDDEVRDRAALNLRLMAEEDEIADIFIKNESMYSLSTFEHQLVMYVTSGDKETFAAAFDVSTIPVVSQEQALAEERTKKLTSATPTLKAPSTGPPKGAKANGVAEAATAAATQKYAEQLMQIPELKAYGALLKSSVPVELSESETEYVVTAVKHIFKEHIVLQYDIKNTLPDTVLEDVTVVATPSEEDVLEEEFIVPAPKLNANEPGVVYVTFKKLEGEHSVPVVSFTNNLKFTSKEIDPTTGGAEDSGYEDEYQVNDLELAGSDYVIPTFAGSFDHVWEQTGATGEEISETLQLSNLKGIADATEQLISALSLQPLEGTDVALSNSTHTLKLFGKTVLGGRVAALIKMAYSSKTGVTTKLTVRAEEEGVAAAVIASLA; translated from the exons ATGAGTTACATGAaaaaggatgaggatgccgACCAGACTATGATCAAGCTGGATCGGACGTCTGTTTTCCAAGATG CACGGCTATTCAATACATCACCGATATCCCCTCGACAATGCCGCACCCTCCTGACCAAgctcgccgtcctcgtcttcactGGCGAGCAGTTCCCGACAAATGAAGCGACCACTCTTTTCTTCGGTATCTCGAAGTTGTTTCAGAACAAGGATCCCTCGTTACGGCAGATGGTATATCTTATTCTGAAGGAGCTTGCAAACACGGCCGAAGATGTCATCATGTCCACGAGTATTATTATGAAGGATACCGCAGTTGGCAGTGATGTCCTATATCGAGCCAATGCCATCCGTGCTCTATGCCGCATTATCGAT GCTACTACCGTGCAAGGCATTGAACGATTGATCAAAACCGCTATCGTTGACAAGACCCCTTCGGTATCCTCTGCCGCCCTCGTTTCCTCATATCACCTCCTCCCAATTGCGCGTGACGTGGTCCGAAGATGGCAAAGTGAGACACAGGAAGCGGCTTCGTCGTCAAAACAATCGACCGGTTTCCTTGGATTTGGTGGGAGCAACCAGACTCACGCCATCTCGCAGTCGAATTTCATGACCCAATACCATGCAATTGGACTCCTATACCAGATGCGCTCCCATGATCGTATGGCCCTTGTCAAGATGGTTCAACAATATGGCGCTGCAGGTGTCGTGAAGAGCCCGGCCGCACTTGTTCTTCTCGTGCGCCTGGCCGCGAAGTTGGCCGAGGAAGATACCGGGTTAAGAAAGCCTATGATGCAGATGCTCGATGGATGGCTCCGGCACAAGCACGAGATGGTAAACTTCGAGGCCGCGAAGGCGATCTGCGACATCAGAGATGTCAGTGATGCGGAGGCATCACAGGCTGTGCATGTTCTTCAGCTGTTCCTCTCTTCGCCCCGTGCTATCACTAAGTTTGCAGCGATCCGCATCCTTCACCGATTTGCGTCATTCAAACCCCATGTCGTGAACGTTTGTAACCCGGACATCGAGTCGTTGATCTCGAACACCAATCGCTCTATTGCCACTTTCGCCATTACCACTCTTCTGAAGACCGGTAATGAAGCTAGCGTTGACCGTCTGATGAAGCAGATTTCCGGTTTCATGGCCGAGATCACGGATGAGTTCAAGATCACCATTGTTGAGGCCATCCGAACACTTTGCCTGAAGTTCCCAAGTAAGCAGGCCGGTATGCTTTCATTCCTCAGCGGTATCCTGCGGGATGAGGGCGGCTATGAATTCAAGCGGAGCGTTGTTGAGAGTATGTTCGACCTGATCAAGTTTGTTCCTGAGAGCAAGGAAGAGG CCCTCGCCCATATTTGTGAATTTATCGAAGATTGCGAGTTCACCAAATTGTCCGTTAGAGTTCTGCATCtccttggtgttgagggtcCGAAGACGTCGCAGCCAACCAAGTACATTCGATACATCTACAACCGAGTAGTTCTCGAAAATGCCATTGTccgtgctgctgctgtcacAGCTCTTGCCAAGTTTGGTGTTGGCCAGAAGGATCCTGAGGTCAAGTCCAGCGTTTCTGTTCTTCTAACGCGTTGTCTTGATGATACCGATGACGAAGTCCGTGACCGTGCTGCTCTCAACCTGAGGTTGAtggctgaagaggatgaaataGCCGATATCTTCATTAAAAATG AATCGATGTACTCGCTTTCGACCTTCGAGCACCAACTTGTTATGTATGTGACATCTGGCGATAAAGAAACGTTTGCTGCAGCGTTCGATGTGTCTACGATTCCCGTCGTCTCCCAGGAGCAAGCCTTGGCTGAAGAGCGGACCAAGAAGCTTACGAGTGCTACGCCGACACTCAAGGCACCTTCGACTGGGCCTCCCAAGGGTGCCAAGGCGAATGGTGTTGCCGAGGCTGCCACCGCAGCGGCTACTCAGAAGTATGCAGAGCAGCTTATGCAAATCCCCGAGCTGAAGGCATATGGTGCATTGCTCAAGTCTTCCGTTCCCGTCGAACTCAGCGAGAGCGAGACAGAGTACGTTGTTACTGCCGTCAAGCACATTTTCAAGGAGCACATTGTTTTGCAGTATGACATCAAAAACACCCTTCCGGATACTGTTTTGGAAGATGTTACCGTGGTTGCAACGCCATCAGAAGAGGATGTCCTAGAGGAAGAGTTTATTGTTCCTGCGCCCAAATTAAATGCCAACGAGCCCGGCGTCGTATATGTCACATTCAAGAAACTTGAGGGCGAGCACAGCGTCCCTGTCGTTTCATTCACAAACAACCTGAAGTTCACCAGCAAGGAAATCGACCCTACGACTGGGGGGGCAGAAGACAGCGGATACGAAGATGAATATCAAGTCAATGATCTCGAGCTAGCGGGTAGCGACTATGTGATCCCCACATTTGCTGGCAGCTTCGACCACGTCTGGGAGCAGACAGGTGCTACTGGCGAGGAAATCAGCGAGACTCTTCAGCTCAGCAACCTGAAGGGCATCGCAG ATGCAACCGAGCAACTAATCTCTGCACTCTCCCTCCAACCCCTCGAGGGAACCGACGTCGccctcagcaacagcacgcATACCCTGAAATTATTCGGGAAAACAGTGTTAGGAGGCCGAGTCGCCGCCCTCATCAAGATGGCATACTCTAGCAAGACCGGAGTGACGACTAAACTCACAGTgcgcgccgaagaagagggCGTTGCGGCTGCTGTGATCGCTTCTTTGGCATGA
- a CDS encoding putative HAD superfamily hydrolase (COG:I;~EggNog:ENOG410PHQT;~InterPro:IPR036412,IPR006357,IPR006353,IPR023214;~PFAM:PF13242,PF13344), whose protein sequence is MRPQGLWRSLGLVQRPYSRAFIPAGPGRRSIRNLSSAPRVPDFAFAFDIDGVLLRSSKPIPGAAESLSLLKKEGIPFILLTNGGGKHETERVAEISEKLQVPLDANVIVQSHSPFAEMVRGTETQPPLENKRVLVVGGDGNGCRQVAERYGFRNVVTPGDIFMANPSIWPFSKGFSDYYKTFTKPLSHKGEPNDPIKGLKIDAILVFNDPRDWALDAHVIVDLLLSSQGVLGTLSEKNGRSDLPNRGYQQDGQPPLYFSNPDLWWAAAYSLPRLGQGGFREALEGTWSAITGGPSKGVELQKTVIGKPSQGTYEFAENQLLRNRARAFGLETAKPLRNVYMVGDNPESDIRGANSYRSAHNSKWHSILVRTGVYLGGEPAWSPKTIANDVQKAVEWGLQHSGWQTR, encoded by the exons ATGCGTCCCCAGGGCCTCTGGCGGTCCCTGGGATTGGTCCAACGTCCTTATAGCCGCGCCTTTATCCCCGCCGGTCCAGGGCGCCGAAGCATTCGGAATCTCAGCTCTGCGCCGCGAGTGCCGGATTTTGCATTTGCTTTCGA CATCGATGGCGTCCTCCTCCGATCTTCGAAGCCCATACCCGGAGCCGCCGAATCGCTGTCGCTCCTTAAGAAAGAAGGAATACCATTTATCCTTCTCACAAACGGAGGTGGAAAACATGAAACAGAGCGCGTTGCTGAAATCAGCGAGAAGCTTCAGGTTCCATTGGATGCAAATGTGATTGTTCAGAGCCATTCACCTTTTGCTGAGATGGTACGCGGGACAGAGACGCAACCACCCTTGGAGAATAAGCGCGTGCTGGTagttggcggagatggaaATGGTTGTCGTCAGGTAGCAGAGAGGTATGGGTTCAGGAATGTTGTAACACCTGGGGACATCTTCATGGCCAATCCATCAATCTGGCCGTTCTCCAAAGGATTCAGCGACTACTACAAGACCTTCACGAAACCCTTGTCCCATAAGGGAGAACCAAATGATCCTATTAAGGGTCTCAAGATTGATGCTATTCTCGTTTTCAATGATCCAAGAGACTGGGCGCTGGACGCCCATGTCATCGTCGACCTTCTGCTCTCGTCACAAGGAGTCTTAGGAACACTATCGGAGAAGAATGGCCGCTCCGACCTCCCGAACCGCGGATACCAACAGGATGGTCAGCCACCTCTCTATTTTTCGAACCCCGATCTCTGGTGGGCCGCGGCCTATAGCCTCCCGCGTTTGGGCCAGGGCGGCTTTCGCGAAGCATTGGAAGGCACGTGGAGTGCAATTACCGGCGGACCCAGTAAGGGCGTTGAGCTACAAAAGACAGTTATTGGCAAGCCTTCGCAAGGGACATATGAATTCGCAGAAAACCAGCTCCTGCGTAATCGCGCCAGGGCATTTGGCTTGGAAACAGCGAAACCTTTGCGAAATGTTTACATGGTTGGAGACAACCCAGAATCGGATATCCGCGGAGCCAACTCATACCGGAGTGCGCATAATAGCAAGTGGCATTCTATTCTTGTGCGAACTGGAGTATACCTTGGTGGCGAGCCTGCATGGTCTCCAAAGACTATTGCTAACGACGTCCAAAAGGCCGTTGAATGGGGACTACAACACTCAGGCTGGCAGACCCGGTAG